One Rhizobium leguminosarum genomic region harbors:
- a CDS encoding ParB N-terminal domain-containing protein: MQIKTIDPRALKENPDRMRQTKSSPQADALMLATIKAVGIVQPPIVAPEADGGNGYIIDAGHRRVRLAIAAGLGEIEILVVDAANDNGAMRSMVENSVREALNPVDQWRGIERLVALGWTEEAIAVALALPVRQIRKLRLLANVLPAMLEQMALGDMPSEQQLRIIAAAGEVEQKEVWKAHKPKKGDTAAWWSIANALTKKRMYAKDASFGDDLREAYGIEWVEDLFAPADQDSRYTTNVEGFLGAQHEWMTSNLPKRGAIVEVNSWGQPELPKKASQVYGKPSKSDNTGLYLNRDGKVQTVYYRMPEAAKPKGDSANGAEGAINDDTGSTPKARPDVTQKGQDMIGDFRTDALHDALGRALIEDDMLMALLVLAFAGQNVRVDSGAGGNLYGGARFGRHAARLFTEDGKLSFDMDTVRGAARAALIDVLSCRRGMSNSGVVSRVAGQAIGADSYLPNMGMADFLASLSRRALETVAKDAGVEPRARVRETRSALVTHFEGDTNLVHPSALFAPEPTEVLALLKHLDHEATPQDEGETDDGTDGGIVANDGHGEVDVSDMVEADEGPGTLDDHETAYGIAAE, from the coding sequence ATGCAGATCAAGACGATCGATCCCCGCGCTCTGAAGGAAAACCCCGACCGCATGCGTCAGACGAAATCGTCGCCACAGGCCGATGCGCTGATGCTGGCGACGATCAAAGCCGTCGGTATCGTCCAGCCGCCCATCGTTGCGCCCGAAGCGGATGGTGGCAATGGCTACATCATCGATGCCGGCCATCGCCGAGTGCGCCTCGCGATCGCTGCGGGCCTCGGGGAAATCGAGATCCTCGTGGTGGATGCTGCGAACGACAACGGCGCCATGCGCTCGATGGTCGAAAACAGCGTACGCGAAGCGCTAAACCCGGTCGACCAATGGCGGGGTATCGAGCGGCTCGTCGCACTCGGCTGGACCGAGGAAGCGATCGCCGTCGCGCTGGCGCTCCCCGTTCGCCAGATCCGCAAGCTACGCCTGCTTGCAAACGTTCTGCCGGCGATGCTCGAGCAGATGGCGCTGGGCGATATGCCCTCCGAGCAGCAGTTGCGGATCATTGCTGCCGCCGGTGAGGTCGAACAGAAGGAAGTCTGGAAGGCGCACAAGCCGAAGAAGGGCGACACCGCTGCCTGGTGGTCGATCGCCAATGCCCTGACCAAGAAGCGCATGTATGCCAAGGATGCCAGCTTCGGCGATGATCTGCGCGAGGCCTATGGCATCGAATGGGTCGAAGATCTGTTCGCGCCGGCCGACCAGGACAGCCGCTACACCACCAACGTCGAAGGTTTTCTCGGCGCCCAGCACGAATGGATGACGTCCAATCTGCCGAAGCGCGGCGCGATCGTCGAGGTCAACAGCTGGGGTCAGCCGGAACTGCCGAAGAAGGCAAGCCAGGTCTACGGCAAGCCCTCGAAATCCGACAACACAGGCCTTTATCTCAATCGCGACGGCAAGGTTCAGACCGTCTACTACCGCATGCCCGAGGCGGCGAAGCCGAAGGGCGACAGTGCAAATGGTGCCGAGGGCGCCATCAATGACGATACCGGCTCAACACCGAAGGCACGCCCGGATGTTACCCAGAAGGGTCAGGATATGATTGGCGATTTCCGCACCGACGCCCTGCACGATGCCCTCGGCCGCGCTCTGATCGAAGACGATATGCTGATGGCGCTGCTCGTGCTTGCCTTCGCGGGACAGAACGTTCGCGTCGACTCCGGCGCGGGCGGCAACCTTTACGGCGGTGCGCGCTTCGGCCGCCATGCCGCTCGCCTCTTCACCGAGGATGGCAAGCTGTCTTTCGACATGGATACAGTTCGCGGCGCTGCACGTGCAGCCCTGATCGACGTGCTCTCATGCCGTCGCGGCATGTCGAACAGCGGCGTCGTGTCCCGTGTCGCCGGCCAGGCGATCGGTGCGGACAGCTACCTGCCGAACATGGGCATGGCGGATTTCCTCGCATCCCTATCGCGTCGGGCCCTTGAAACCGTCGCCAAGGATGCCGGTGTCGAGCCGCGTGCGCGTGTCCGCGAGACCCGCTCAGCTCTCGTCACCCACTTCGAAGGCGATACGAACCTCGTCCATCCGTCTGCTCTGTTCGCGCCGGAGCCGACGGAGGTTCTCGCCCTCCTCAAGCATCTTGATCACGAAGCGACCCCGCAGGACGAGGGCGAGACCGACGATGGCACTGACGGCGGTATCGTC